The following are encoded together in the Arcobacter aquimarinus genome:
- a CDS encoding 2-oxoacid:ferredoxin oxidoreductase subunit alpha: MNKKVMELKTVEVWDGNMANAQALRQADVDVVAAYPITPSTATVENYAMFHANGYIDGEVIMVESEHAAMSACVGAGAAGGRVATATSSQGLALMIEVLYQASGMRIPVVLCLVNRALAAPLNVNGDHSDLYLTRDSGWISLDAFNPQEAYDMTLMSFKISEHPAVRLPVISNQDGFMTSHTAQNVTPLPDEVACNFVGEYLQVNALLNFDKPVTHGVQTEQDWHFEHKAKQHAALMASKKVILETFAQFKELTGREYKLVETYNMENADIAIVCLGTTYETAMVAIEELKAEGINAGVVAPRVFRPFPLEEVAEALQGVKAIACMDRSAPGGTVGTLFNEISGALINTQNRPIVSNLIYGLGGRDMTVSVLKNIYRTLDKEAKEGKLAGKIQRFVGVRGPELSFYDAQGVQK; the protein is encoded by the coding sequence TCCTATTACTCCTTCAACTGCTACAGTTGAAAACTATGCAATGTTCCATGCAAATGGTTATATTGATGGTGAAGTAATTATGGTTGAATCTGAACATGCTGCAATGTCTGCTTGTGTTGGAGCTGGAGCTGCTGGTGGAAGAGTTGCAACTGCAACTTCATCTCAAGGATTAGCCCTAATGATTGAGGTTTTATACCAAGCATCTGGAATGAGAATTCCTGTTGTTTTATGTTTAGTAAATAGAGCATTAGCAGCACCTTTAAATGTAAATGGTGACCACTCAGATTTATATCTTACAAGAGATTCAGGCTGGATATCACTTGATGCATTTAATCCTCAAGAAGCTTATGATATGACTTTAATGTCATTTAAGATTTCTGAGCATCCAGCAGTTAGATTGCCAGTTATTTCTAATCAAGATGGATTTATGACATCTCACACTGCACAAAATGTTACACCACTTCCTGATGAAGTTGCTTGTAATTTTGTTGGTGAATATTTACAAGTAAATGCTTTATTGAACTTCGATAAACCAGTTACTCATGGAGTTCAAACAGAGCAAGATTGGCACTTTGAACATAAAGCAAAACAACACGCAGCTTTAATGGCTTCTAAAAAAGTTATATTAGAAACTTTTGCTCAATTTAAAGAGTTAACAGGAAGAGAATATAAACTTGTTGAAACTTATAATATGGAAAATGCTGATATTGCTATAGTTTGTTTAGGAACTACTTATGAAACAGCTATGGTCGCTATTGAAGAGTTAAAAGCAGAAGGTATAAACGCAGGGGTTGTAGCTCCAAGAGTATTTAGACCATTCCCTCTTGAAGAAGTAGCTGAAGCATTACAAGGTGTAAAAGCAATTGCTTGTATGGATAGAAGTGCTCCTGGTGGAACTGTTGGAACATTATTTAATGAAATTTCAGGTGCATTAATAAATACACAAAATAGACCTATAGTATCTAACTTAATTTATGGATTAGGTGGAAGAGATATGACTGTTTCTGTACTTAAAAATATTTATAGAACTTTAGACAAAGAGGCTAAAGAAGGTAAATTAGCTGGTAAAATTCAAAGATTTGTAGGAGTTAGAGGTCCAGAACTTAGCTTCTATGATGCTCAAGGAGTACAAAAATGA